Proteins encoded together in one Bacteroidota bacterium window:
- a CDS encoding VOC family protein: protein MIDSFDHLVLTVRDLDAAIAFYAEALGMEVVTFGEGRKALHFGSQKINLHRAGHEFEPKAAAPTPGSADLCFLTSVPVETVAERLARLSIAVIEGPVHRTGATGPIRSVYVRDPDGNLVEIANRVVA, encoded by the coding sequence ATGATCGATAGCTTCGATCACCTCGTCCTCACCGTACGCGATCTCGACGCGGCGATCGCCTTCTACGCGGAGGCGCTCGGCATGGAGGTCGTCACGTTTGGGGAGGGCCGAAAGGCGTTGCACTTCGGGTCGCAGAAGATCAACCTCCATCGTGCCGGGCACGAGTTCGAGCCGAAAGCCGCCGCGCCGACGCCCGGCTCGGCCGACCTGTGCTTTCTGACGAGCGTGCCGGTCGAGACGGTGGCCGAGCGGCTGGCGCGTCTCAGCATCGCCGTGATCGAGGGGCCGGTGCATCGGACGGGCGCGACGGGGCCGATCCGCTCGGTCTACGTGCGCGACCCCGACGGCAACCTGGTCGAAATCGCCAACCGCGTGGTGGCTTGA
- a CDS encoding TspO/MBR family protein, translating into MRDLLVLLGFIAAVAVVAATGSRFEPGAWYAALDKPAWTPPNWLFPVAWSILYLLIAVSGWLVWREVGFGSASKAFTVYGLQLVLNAAWSWLFFGRHDMGLAFLDIVGLWLAIALTMGLFWAMKPLAGALLVPYLLWVTYAAALNLALWRMNPAA; encoded by the coding sequence ATGCGCGACCTCCTCGTCCTCCTTGGCTTCATCGCCGCCGTTGCGGTGGTAGCCGCGACCGGCTCCCGCTTCGAGCCCGGCGCGTGGTATGCGGCGCTCGACAAGCCCGCGTGGACGCCGCCGAACTGGCTCTTCCCGGTCGCCTGGTCGATTCTCTATCTGCTGATCGCCGTGTCGGGCTGGCTTGTCTGGCGCGAGGTCGGCTTCGGCAGCGCCAGCAAGGCGTTCACGGTCTACGGCCTGCAACTCGTGCTCAACGCGGCGTGGTCGTGGCTCTTCTTCGGACGGCACGACATGGGCCTCGCCTTCCTCGACATCGTCGGGCTGTGGCTCGCCATCGCGCTCACGATGGGGCTGTTCTGGGCGATGAAGCCGCTTGCGGGCGCGCTCCTCGTTCCGTATCTGCTCTGGGTGACCTACGCCGCCGCGCTCAACCTCGCCCTCTGGCGGATGAACCCGGCCGCGTGA
- a CDS encoding acyl-CoA dehydrogenase family protein, which yields MSTATPTLNGTGHAATIPGSDADFYALELLLSDEERAVVDRVRAFMEAQVVPVINDHWMRASFPHDLLPAFAETGIFGLPYQGYGCLGGSKILNGLVERTISEYDPSMGTFFGVQSGLAMGSIYLLGSDAQKERWLPAMQRLEKIGSFGLTEPEVGSAISREMGTTARRDGNTWVLNGQKKWIGNGTFADVNIVWARDEADNQIKGFLVGGDAPGFSAEKMENKMALRVVQNAVLTMDDCRIPADAKLEGANSFRDTARVLKMTRVGVAWQAVGCAAGAYKLALDYAKQRHQFGRPIAGFQLVQDLLVRMLGNVTAAGCLAMRLTELQEAGLMSNEQASLAKAFCTVKCRETVGWARELLGGNGILLEHHVGRFVADCEAIYSYEGTREINSLIVGRAITGESAFV from the coding sequence ATGTCTACTGCGACCCCTACCCTCAACGGCACCGGCCACGCCGCGACCATCCCCGGCTCCGACGCCGACTTCTACGCCCTCGAACTGCTCCTCAGCGACGAGGAGCGCGCCGTCGTGGACCGCGTACGGGCGTTCATGGAAGCGCAGGTCGTCCCCGTCATCAACGACCACTGGATGCGAGCGTCGTTCCCACACGACCTGCTCCCGGCGTTCGCCGAGACGGGCATCTTCGGGCTGCCCTACCAGGGCTACGGCTGCCTGGGCGGCTCCAAGATTCTGAACGGGCTGGTCGAGCGGACGATCTCGGAGTACGACCCCTCGATGGGCACCTTCTTCGGCGTCCAGAGCGGCCTCGCGATGGGCTCGATCTACCTCCTCGGCTCCGACGCCCAGAAGGAGCGCTGGCTGCCCGCGATGCAGCGGCTGGAGAAGATCGGCTCGTTCGGGCTGACCGAGCCCGAGGTCGGCAGTGCGATCTCGCGCGAGATGGGCACGACCGCCCGCCGCGACGGCAACACGTGGGTCCTCAACGGCCAGAAGAAGTGGATCGGCAACGGCACCTTCGCCGACGTGAACATCGTCTGGGCGCGCGACGAGGCCGACAACCAGATCAAGGGCTTCCTCGTCGGGGGCGACGCGCCGGGCTTTTCGGCGGAGAAGATGGAAAACAAGATGGCGCTGCGCGTCGTCCAGAACGCCGTCCTCACGATGGACGACTGCCGCATCCCGGCGGACGCGAAGCTCGAAGGCGCGAACAGCTTCCGCGACACCGCGCGCGTGCTCAAGATGACGCGCGTGGGCGTCGCCTGGCAGGCCGTCGGCTGCGCGGCCGGGGCCTACAAGCTGGCGCTCGACTACGCGAAGCAGCGCCACCAGTTTGGCCGCCCCATCGCCGGCTTCCAGCTCGTCCAGGACCTCCTCGTGCGGATGCTCGGCAACGTGACTGCCGCAGGCTGCCTCGCGATGCGTCTGACGGAGCTTCAAGAGGCGGGGCTGATGAGCAACGAGCAGGCGTCGCTCGCGAAGGCGTTCTGCACCGTCAAGTGCCGCGAGACGGTCGGCTGGGCGCGCGAACTCCTCGGCGGCAACGGCATCCTGCTGGAGCACCACGTCGGCCGCTTCGTCGCCGACTGCGAGGCGATCTACTCCTACGAGGGCACGCGCGAGATCAACAGCCTCATCGTCGGCCGCGCCATCACCGGCGAGAGTGCGTTTGTTTAG